GGTCCTTCCACTTTAAAAGAGCTCTCAAAGAACCTGAAGTTGCCCAACTTATGTCCTTATTGGTGCTCATTGGTGATACTCCCCCAACTTTGACAAACCATCCTGACTCCCGCACTTGGTCTCTCTCAAGCTCAGGTACATTCTCAGCCAAATCTACCTACAAGTTCCTCACAGATATCACTCACGACCCATCAACAGCACAGACCTCTCCTTTTCCCCCACAAGACCATATGGAACCCTCATGTTCCCCCAAAGGTCTGTTTGTTCTTCTGGACTGCTGCACTTGATAAGATTTCCACTCAAGATGCTCTGCAACGAAGAAGTCTCCATCTCGCAAGTCGTTGCCCACTTTGCTTGTCCGAATGCGAATCGTCGCAACACTTGCTTCTGAGTTGCAAGTTCTCTAGACAAGTATGGTCATTAATCTTTCCTAACCACCTCCCTTGGAACCCACCCTCGTCAGTTCTACATTTGGCACAAAGTTGGTCTGCCAATGGCATAAATGGTCCGGCAAAGAAAATGTGGGATTTGGTTCCAGCTGCAGTTTTGTGGGCAATTTGGAATGAGCGGAATAGAAGAATTTTTGAGCAAAAATCTCTCTCTCACTTCCAAGTAAGTGTAGAGGTCAAAACATCCCTTTTGACTTGGAGTTGTGCCTTTGAAAGAGATTTTAAATTTAGGCTAGACTTCTGCATCTTCTCGTGGGATAACATGTTCTACTGAGATAAAACTTTCATTGTTTacttttttctttagtttttctttcgtTTTTTCCGTTATATCTgcttgctgtaattttttcttctcctttcaATAAAATTCTCCTttctcgatcaaaaaaaaaaaaaaattttgcagATTCTTGGCAGCTTTCTGTTGACATTTACCTTGCCATGGAACTGGGGAACTCTGTGGTTCCTAGGGTTGGTTATTAGTCCCTAAAATTCCAAAGTGGATCATGGCATGAAAATGTGCTCTTTAAGGTAGTTTCCACATCTTGTGATTCATCATCCATAACATCAAGGCCATGCTTATTCTCATAGCTCATGAGCGCACCTAATGCTCCTACAAATCCTTCGTGCCGTAAAAACATTGTTTTTGCTGTACCTTTTGAGCTAAACAATCATGTGCATTGAAGATCAATATGTATTACGAAAAAATAAACTAAACTGTAGGTGTAGGACACTTACTGGTAATGAACTGAAGATGACAGGATCTCCAGGGCACATGTATTGTCCTTTATAAATGATCCTCCAAAAAAGATCCTCTTGATTCCATATAGGCGGGCATTCAAGGAGGCAATCTATCACATCATTAGAATATATCAGCCAATGATTATTCAAATTTGTAACATATTTCAGTACTGAAGTTGAGTCAACCATGCAAAACTATAGATCAATGTACTGTAATTTACCTGCGCAATGTTGAGCGAGAACATTTGCAACAGAGACAGAGATAAATCTTCCACGTCGCAATCTTCAAGTGTTTTATTTTCAGATATTGTCTTTCCAAAACTTCTGATATTCATGTTAGGCGGTGCATTCAACTGTTGCCAACCAAATAAGTATCAGACCTTAGAcaattcatttttttattatcTGTTAAATTGTATGTATATTTCATGACACCCGGTAAGATATTTTAAATTACCTTCTGCGCATGTTTCTCAACATATTCGCGATCACCAAAAGTGTCCTCGACAAACAAATCTATTCTCTTAATGTTTCCGCATTTACTCAACTCTATGATCTCATTCAAGCTGGAAGGAAAAAACAATGCGCAGATTCAAGTCCAGGACATAATTTTTCAGATGAAAGCACAACATCATTGCAGTAATTAGAGATAATTTAGTTAAGGGCCAACCTCTTGCATTTCGTCAACAACCTCCCGAGCCCCCAGCAAGTAATGCCACCAATACGAGTTCCATCAACTGCTTCATAATTGCCATCTCCTTCAATCTAACTCAGTCGTAATAAGGGAGGGTATGTATTAGATTATACATATTAATGTCATTTGGAATAAAAGAAATCGTAATGTTACAGCAATAGTTGGTAAAACACACCTTGAGTATGACAACACCAGAACCAATATTCACGTAAAGATAAGGGAACAAATCATTCTTGTCAGCAGCAACACTTTCCTTTTTTCCTCTGTGAAGGTAAACGCTTCGTTTTGGATTACCTGTTTCACCAAGTCAGTCTTGTAGTCAGAAGTATATCCAAAATAaaacaattggaagttctttTAGTTAATACAATGAGATTGTGTTAGTACTAAACCGGGGAAAAAAGAAGTGCTTTGGTGAACAGAAGATGAGTCAACCAAAATGCTCGTTTTTggtaaaaacagaaaacaaaacacaaataagCTGAATCAAATTAAGTTCATTCTATGCTAGGAGAAATGTATGGGTTTCACCTTAAGCAAGAAATTTGCTCCAATTGCTAAACAATCCATCTCATCTTCTTTTTCAACCGTAACACCAATCTTTTCCATAAACAAATCCGCAAACTTGTGTGCTCCAGCCCCAGTGACCTACTTACGAAGAAAAACATGTTTATTTTGAAAGTTTGATACCCCAACAGAATGCAGAAAATCAAAGATTGTTTGGTTATTTACTTGAAATCCAAATCTGTTGTTGCTCAAAATATTACCGTACGAATATCACATAAAGACATAATATATGTACCTTAACTTTTGCAGCAATTCCTTTTTGTTTGCTTTCTGGATCAGTTCCTGTTAACACAGAAAACTCCCTCATAAATACTAATACATGGTTTAGGATATTTCTTTGTGTTTTAAGGAATTAATAAGTTTGAATAAATGTTGCTGAACAACTTGGCAATGAAGCTGCTTGAATTTGATAAAATCCAAACACTGATTGATTTCCCTTGTCTCAAACTTTACAAAATGAAGCCATCCGCCATGAACAGGGTGACTTCTATGTTCCAAAGCCTTCATCATGTTAGtattatcttcatcttcagccgGTGATTGCTCATGTCTCGAGAAATACACGAGCTTGATTAGTGATCCTGACAAGCACATCAGAAGATATATATTTCATTTACACCTAAAAAAAGTATAATTTGATACACACAAGGAGAACAGAATTTTATGATAGAACTTACCTCCAATGTCGAGAGCCAAATATGGCAAATCCTCTTGAATTCCtgttctttcagattttgggttGTTTTCTTCAGGAACATGGTGTTCGGATATTTCAGCCATTGTCTCTGTTTCCTTAGATTTCTAAATTTTGTTGAGCTTTCGACAGGTCAAGAAACTTGAAACTTAATAATTGAAACACAAAATTTGTTATATCTCAATTATAAAAAGAGGAGTGGTTACAGAAAGCTAATCTGTAAATCACATTTTGAATATTAATTTCGCCAGCTAGTTGACATTACAATAAAAAAACACTAGGGTTGAGTCGTTGACATTGTAAGAGAGGGTAGATCATAGAAAAAGAAAGCTCATGACTTTGTACAGGCGTTTATGTGACGTGAGAAATAATCTCGCTGCAACTTGTTGGTTACAGAACATATCACAACTTGCTGATTTGCCAAGGCATTCCTCCATTGTTCCCAATGCCAAATTGATTTGCTATATAATCAGCTCTATAAGTGTTGGCGTTATCATCTATTCTACGTGACAACTGAACAAAATTAACACTAGCGAGATTCACCATATAGATCAAACACACTCTTGATGTTCTTTAATCCTTCCTCAAACTTGGGAAACCTCAAGATTATGCTATTAATTGACTTAAAAAGTATTAGGTTCAGAAGAGCCTCTTTTCTTGATGGCCTCCACCATTTTCTTTTAAGCTTCGGATTTAGTCTCCTATACTTGCTAGATGTATTGTAACTACAAAAAGTGCCTTGGATTCGGTCAGAGAAAAAGACTTCAGAGAGGAACATAAGCAACAGGCACCTGAAATGAAATACATGTGAAGGAGCTCTGTTAGTGATGATGTCATAGCTGCCTCAACTCATTTTCTACAGCCAAAATCTTTATGGACCACTTGATCATAGCGAACAAAGAAAATTCCTCGATTCATATGAAATTGGCATCCATTGCAAGTATTATTCCCCTAATGCAATTGAATCAAAGTTGTTAATAGTACACAAAAACTATAACCTGAACCAGGGAGTTCTAAGCATGCAACACTTACCCCACTGGTACCAAGATAGCCTGCGAAAAACTGTAAAGTGAAACATATGACCGAAGAACATCCCAGAAAACCTGAGATGCTTCTCACGGTAACCTAGAATCTATTAAATTCTACCACATCAACCGGGTAGTTCTAACATTCTTAAGATTTTTCGGTAAGTAGATTAAGGATTCTTAGCTTATACTATGAAAAAGGAGCCACTTACAGTTAGTTGTCCTTAGGAACATTACGTGATAGTACTCTCTAGAAGTGGAAGAATGCAATCAGATGTCAATTCAAGGCGTATGTgagacaaaaatgacaaagatgaACTTTAAAAAGAACGAATGCCTCCGGAAATAGAAGAGGATAACCTATGGAAAGATCCATTTATTCCACAGGTTAAAGAGTCGTAGGACGACTCACTTATAATCATAAAATCTAAAATGTAAGAGACATTTTTTTTCGCACTAATGAAGCATGATTCTTGATGAGATCATAAATTGAGGATGAGGTCAGAAATATGAAGAAGGAGCAAAAGATTAAAATTTGGAAAAATGATCTACATGGTGATGTGAAACCCTCACTAATCCACCTCTGGATCCTCTACCAGGTCAGCCCAAATAGAGTTGATGCATACATTGGTTCCAAAAGCAGCATTTTGTTctagttttgcacaattctacCAAGAAAAGTAGGGGGTATTTGCTCAAACACTCGAGAAAAGGCAAGAAATTTCTGAATTTTCACATCCATCAAAAACcctatcacatcatcatcattcaAACAATCAGATCATCTCTGAGTGATCGAAAGCAAACCCAATTGATATATATTTCATGCAAGTCAATTTTTTAGAGTAGGAATCAATATGATGCATCCTATTCCAATATTAATAACCCTACCAATACCATGATGAAGATACGAAATTTTCTGTATTCATTTCAAATTAGTTAATTTCAAACCCATGAAAATTGATCTTTTCAGTAGTACTCCGAGTGTACAGTAACAATGAAAAGACATTAGAGAAGACACAAAGAAAGAATGAACATGGAAAGCTTGCCTGGTAATTCTTTCATGGCGTCTGATTTCATCAGAGTATCCGTAACACCAATAAACAAAAACATAGAACGGCATCTCCACCGCGGCCGCTACTTCTTTCAAGCACGAGTGTTGCAAATGGTTTTGCTTCGTTTGGACTTTTGATGTcttttagagcaaccacagtcgcgACCAAATTTGGAGACTATAACCAAATTTGGTCGTGAATTCAAACACAGTGAGggagactaaacccaaatatagtccaGTTTGGTTTGAGACTACATTTGGGCACCGACACGGACTATAACCAAAAATGGTGGGGCGTAAGTGTAGTGAGCGCGCGTGTGTAGACGTAGATATAATATGCGTTCCGGATCAGGCGTTGTTATAAGTGACGTATGTCTTTTATTAGGCGTATGTTGAAGTAGCGCCTGTGTTGGGCGTGTGTTATTGAGTCGCCCAAGCATACCTTGATTTGATCAACGCCCCAGTCAAACGTGGATTGTATCAGCGCTCAACCAGCGGACGGATTTAATATCAACGCATGATATCAGGCGTTATTTCTATTTGCACCGCAGTAAACTTTAGTCTTTTACAGTTGTGTTTGAGCATTGAAAATACCAAACTTTTTTGGTCTTTGGTCTTGTTTTTAGTATTTGGTTGAGTCCatcactgtggttgctcttagcacCTGTCTTTGTGACTGGGACCGGGATTCACTGAGAATAAAAGAAAGTCGACGCCGTAGCACCCCAATCGGCATCTCTTTGTTAAATTCCCCGTGATCTTCGAGAGCCTTGTCCCTATTCACCAATTAAAAGTAGGAAAAGGCTTCACGTTGAAACCCCTTATTTAAAGTATTTTAATAATGGCTAAAAAAACCCTCGTTCATTAGCATTGATCATTTAGTTAGATTAGCTAGTCTAGGATTAGTTATTAGATTTGATTAATGATTTTGGATTATAGTTAAGAGATAAAAATTTTAgattttgattcataaaacaaaAATGAGTAATTTCAGTGAGAAATTTTAGATGGGTGAATTTACATAGGATGAAG
This genomic stretch from Papaver somniferum cultivar HN1 chromosome 5, ASM357369v1, whole genome shotgun sequence harbors:
- the LOC113279783 gene encoding pantothenate kinase 2-like, yielding MAEISEHHVPEENNPKSERTGIQEDLPYLALDIGGTDPESKQKGIAAKVKVTGAGAHKFADLFMEKIGVTVEKEDEMDCNPKRSVYLHRGKKESVAADKNDLFPYLYVNIGSGVVILKIEGDGNYEAVDGTRIGGITCWGLGRLLTKCKSLNEIIELSKCGNIKRIDLFVEDTFGDREYVEKHAQKLNAPPNMNIRSFGKTISENKTLEDCDVEDLSLSLLQMFSLNIAQIASLNARLYGIKRIFFGGSFIKDNTCALEILSSSVHYHSKGTAKTMFLRHEGFVGALGALMSYENKHGLDVMDDESQDVETTLKSTFSCHDPLWNFRD